In Planctomycetia bacterium, a single window of DNA contains:
- a CDS encoding TIGR03032 family protein, with protein MEPSARIDCSITPGFAAWMEQCGGVVAVSTYQAGKVGMFGWDGRQVTLIMREFDKPLGMACESGRLAIATRHHILRLADAPSLAPHYLPEQPGRYDALYLPRVAYFTGDVNAHDLAFGDDGLWLVNTRFSCLAQLSEDHSFVPRWQPPFVTTLVPEDRCHLNGLAMRDGRPAYVTALGIGDEPGGWRASKSDGGIIIDVASGEIAARGLSMPHSPRWYRDTLWVLNSGAGELCRVDPATGKREVVCALAGYARGLAFAGDYALVGLCRIREKHIFGGLPVQSRFPELRCAIVIIDLNTGQEIGAVDFTSGCHELYDVLFIPGPRRPMILNPEREAARQAFTAPEFAYWLRPENFA; from the coding sequence ATGGAACCCAGCGCCCGTATCGATTGCTCCATCACCCCCGGCTTCGCCGCCTGGATGGAGCAGTGCGGCGGCGTCGTGGCGGTCAGCACCTATCAGGCCGGCAAGGTCGGCATGTTCGGCTGGGACGGGCGGCAAGTCACCCTCATCATGCGCGAGTTCGACAAGCCGCTCGGCATGGCCTGCGAGTCGGGCCGCCTGGCCATAGCGACGCGACATCACATCTTGCGACTGGCCGACGCGCCATCGCTCGCGCCGCACTACTTGCCCGAGCAGCCGGGCCGTTACGACGCGCTGTATTTGCCGCGCGTCGCCTACTTCACCGGTGACGTCAACGCCCACGACCTGGCCTTTGGCGACGACGGACTCTGGCTCGTCAACACGCGCTTTTCTTGCTTAGCTCAGCTCAGCGAAGATCACAGCTTCGTCCCGCGCTGGCAACCGCCGTTCGTCACAACTTTGGTACCCGAAGATCGCTGCCACTTGAACGGACTCGCCATGCGCGATGGACGGCCCGCGTACGTCACGGCGCTCGGCATCGGCGACGAACCCGGCGGTTGGCGCGCGAGTAAGTCCGACGGCGGCATAATCATCGACGTCGCGAGTGGAGAAATCGCCGCGCGCGGTTTATCCATGCCGCACTCGCCGCGCTGGTATCGCGACACGCTCTGGGTGCTCAACAGCGGCGCCGGCGAACTCTGCCGCGTTGATCCTGCCACGGGCAAGCGCGAAGTCGTCTGCGCACTCGCTGGTTATGCCCGCGGCCTGGCCTTCGCTGGCGACTACGCCTTAGTCGGCCTCTGCCGCATCCGCGAAAAACACATCTTCGGCGGATTGCCGGTACAGAGTCGCTTTCCGGAACTGCGCTGCGCCATCGTGATCATCGATCTAAACACCGGCCAGGAAATCGGCGCTGTCGATTTCACCTCCGGCTGCCACGAGCTCTACGACGTCCTCTTCATCCCCGGCCCGCGCCGCCCCATGATCCTCAACCCCGAACGCGAAGCCGCGCGCCAAGCCTTCACCGCCCCAGAATTCGCCTACTGGCTCCGCCCGGAAAATTTCGCGTAG
- a CDS encoding DUF433 domain-containing protein, with product MSKAEVLDRITVDPAIFGGEPIIRGLRMSVEHVLGMLAAGDSPEKILAEYSFLERADIQACMAYAHRSVSGEQPQAQL from the coding sequence ATGTCCAAAGCAGAAGTCCTCGACCGCATCACAGTCGATCCCGCGATTTTCGGCGGCGAACCCATCATTCGCGGCCTGCGCATGTCGGTCGAACATGTGCTCGGCATGCTCGCCGCTGGCGATTCGCCGGAAAAGATTCTGGCGGAATACTCGTTCCTGGAGCGGGCCGACATCCAGGCCTGCATGGCCTACGCGCATCGTTCGGTATCCGGCGAGCAACCACAAGCGCAGTTGTAG
- a CDS encoding GyrI-like domain-containing protein, producing MPQEVRLEQHPSIPLAVVRRRASQQQLPKIVPEACGAVWNVVRSQNIPGAGRHVAVYLDDAINLEVGVELASPFAGHGEVISSSTPSGPVATTTHVGPYGQLHLAHEAIQNWCKQNARTPAGPNWEIYGHWQDEWNSDPSKIVTDVCYLLTP from the coding sequence ATGCCCCAAGAAGTCCGCCTCGAACAACACCCCAGCATCCCGCTAGCCGTAGTCCGTCGCCGCGCCAGCCAACAGCAACTCCCCAAAATCGTCCCCGAAGCCTGTGGCGCCGTCTGGAATGTCGTGCGCTCCCAAAATATCCCCGGCGCCGGCCGGCACGTCGCCGTCTACCTCGACGACGCGATCAATCTCGAAGTCGGCGTCGAACTCGCATCCCCCTTCGCCGGCCACGGCGAAGTCATCAGCTCATCCACGCCATCCGGCCCCGTCGCCACGACAACGCACGTCGGACCCTACGGCCAATTGCACCTCGCGCACGAAGCCATCCAAAACTGGTGCAAACAAAACGCCCGCACCCCAGCCGGCCCAAACTGGGAAATCTACGGCCACTGGCAAGACGAATGGAACAGCGACCCATCCAAGATCGTCACAGACGTCTGTTACTTACTCACGCCGTAG
- a CDS encoding ATP-binding protein, translated as MSDADWTWQTDQSFPSETGAGRLVLEEVLDQLERHSWFEQDIFGVRLAMEEAIVNAIKHGNRHDADKNVRVHCRLSPTRFWIQITDEGPGFRPDDVPDCTAEEYIERDCGRGIMLMRCFMTHVEYSASGNTVVMEKHRGAGE; from the coding sequence ATGTCAGACGCCGACTGGACTTGGCAGACGGATCAGTCGTTTCCCAGTGAAACGGGCGCTGGTCGGCTAGTCCTGGAGGAAGTTCTCGATCAGCTTGAGCGGCACTCCTGGTTCGAGCAGGACATCTTCGGCGTCCGGCTGGCGATGGAAGAGGCGATCGTCAACGCCATCAAGCACGGCAATCGCCACGACGCGGACAAGAACGTCCGCGTGCATTGCCGGCTGTCGCCCACGCGGTTCTGGATTCAGATCACCGACGAAGGGCCCGGCTTTCGGCCCGACGACGTGCCGGACTGCACCGCGGAAGAATACATCGAGCGCGATTGTGGGCGTGGGATCATGTTGATGCGTTGCTTCATGACGCACGTGGAGTACAGCGCGTCGGGGAATACCGTGGTGATGGAGAAGCACCGCGGGGCGGGGGAATGA
- a CDS encoding STAS domain-containing protein, whose translation MAANRRLEVSEVGDVTVVRFADRKILDEASIQELGAELFRLVEEDHRKKILLNFTNVDFLSSAALGKLITLDKKVKADSGKLKLSNIRPEIYDVFAITKLNRLLDIKDDEAAALAAF comes from the coding sequence ATGGCCGCCAATCGTCGTTTGGAAGTGTCCGAGGTCGGGGACGTGACCGTGGTGCGGTTCGCCGATCGCAAGATTCTGGACGAAGCGAGCATCCAGGAGCTGGGGGCGGAGCTGTTCCGGCTGGTCGAAGAGGACCACCGCAAGAAGATTCTGCTCAATTTCACCAACGTCGATTTCCTCAGCAGTGCCGCGCTCGGCAAGCTGATTACGCTGGATAAGAAGGTCAAGGCCGACAGCGGCAAGCTGAAGCTCAGCAATATCCGCCCGGAGATCTACGACGTCTTCGCGATCACGAAACTGAACCGGCTGCTGGACATCAAAGACGACGAAGCCGCTGCGCTGGCCGCGTTCTAG